Proteins co-encoded in one Bacillus infantis NRRL B-14911 genomic window:
- a CDS encoding response regulator transcription factor produces the protein MNRILIVEDQVIVRQGLRMIIEQDGAFSVAGEAENGQEAIEKMESHGADIILMDIQMPVMNGIEATRMIRKRWPAVKILILTTFNDEDYALQTLREGTNGFLLKTSDGPRLLQSIRSCLEGGISIHEQVAAKVMPKLLDHSCHEEAEVPLTPRERDIARLIGHGKTNKEIANELYLSVGTVKNHLTQILQKLDLRDRTQLAIFAVKNDIL, from the coding sequence TTGAATAGGATATTAATAGTTGAAGATCAAGTGATTGTCAGGCAAGGGCTGAGGATGATCATTGAACAGGATGGTGCCTTTTCTGTAGCCGGTGAAGCGGAAAACGGCCAGGAAGCGATAGAAAAGATGGAATCCCATGGAGCTGACATTATCCTGATGGACATCCAAATGCCCGTCATGAATGGCATAGAAGCGACCAGGATGATCAGAAAAAGGTGGCCAGCCGTAAAGATACTGATTTTGACTACTTTCAATGACGAAGATTATGCACTGCAGACTTTAAGGGAGGGAACAAATGGGTTTTTGCTGAAAACCTCTGACGGACCCCGCCTGCTGCAATCAATCAGGAGCTGCCTGGAAGGCGGCATCAGCATCCACGAACAGGTTGCGGCTAAAGTTATGCCGAAGCTTCTGGACCATTCATGCCACGAAGAGGCAGAAGTTCCGCTTACTCCCAGGGAACGTGATATTGCCAGGCTAATCGGGCATGGAAAAACTAATAAGGAAATAGCAAATGAGCTGTATCTGTCAGTGGGAACAGTAAAAAATCATTTGACCCAGATTCTGCAGAAGCTGGATCTGCGGGACCGGACACAGCTTGCGATTTTTGCAGTCAAGAATGATATTCTCTAA
- a CDS encoding ABC transporter ATP-binding protein: MLEAVELIKKFKNKTAVNGVNLYLEKGETVGLLGPNGAGKSTTISMISSLTSPTSGDVRVKNESILQKPSGLRNILGVVPQEIALYNELTARENLEFFGRIHRLPKQRLKQKTEEVLEMIGLEDREKDLVKTFSGGMKRRLNIGAALLHEPELVIMDEPTVGIDPQSRNYILDTVKRLNREKNMTVLYTSHYMEEVEYLCDRIYIMDHGEIIASGTKDEIKSILSAEQAINIKVDLMRGEFIRLLEDHAAIRQLSVQEQTATIIVPKQVHLLKDIFRSAEQTGTIVTAVNIELPTLEDVFLHLTGRQLRD; encoded by the coding sequence ATGCTGGAGGCTGTAGAGCTTATAAAGAAATTTAAGAATAAAACCGCAGTGAATGGCGTGAATTTATATCTGGAAAAAGGAGAAACTGTAGGGCTCCTTGGCCCGAATGGGGCGGGCAAATCAACAACCATATCGATGATTTCATCCCTTACATCGCCAACGAGCGGGGATGTAAGGGTCAAAAATGAAAGCATCCTCCAGAAGCCGTCCGGACTAAGGAATATCCTCGGGGTCGTCCCGCAGGAAATTGCTCTTTATAATGAACTGACGGCAAGGGAGAACCTTGAATTCTTTGGGAGGATCCACCGTTTGCCCAAACAGAGGCTAAAACAAAAAACAGAAGAAGTACTGGAAATGATCGGCCTTGAGGACCGGGAAAAGGATTTGGTAAAAACATTTTCAGGAGGCATGAAACGGCGCCTGAATATCGGTGCTGCGCTCCTGCATGAACCAGAATTGGTCATTATGGATGAACCTACCGTAGGCATCGATCCCCAGTCCAGGAATTATATTCTTGATACTGTAAAGCGGCTCAACAGGGAAAAGAATATGACTGTCCTGTATACGAGCCATTACATGGAAGAGGTGGAATATCTGTGCGACAGGATCTACATCATGGACCATGGGGAAATCATCGCTTCCGGGACAAAGGATGAAATAAAAAGCATCCTCTCTGCTGAACAGGCAATCAATATAAAGGTTGACCTGATGAGAGGGGAATTCATCCGCCTGCTGGAGGACCATGCCGCAATCAGGCAGCTGTCTGTACAAGAGCAGACTGCGACCATCATCGTTCCTAAACAGGTCCATCTGCTGAAGGATATATTCCGTTCAGCTGAGCAAACCGGCACAATTGTAACAGCTGTCAATATAGAACTGCCTACCCTTGAAGATGTATTCCTGCATCTGACCGGACGGCAGCTCAGGGATTAG
- a CDS encoding ABC transporter permease, giving the protein MLFQMIKKDLLLFWRKPRELIILLLMPFVLICILGNALGALNSDEIPDLDIKLAVWVQDDYEAGAAEAAAMIKNFPMPDEAKEEAVNAVEMFNPAAILIEEVFGDEEFSRSIGVDYISEELDSERQEEYSALLTIPSGFTTDYYRHSLLKEGDLPELELQLNDSDALRAGVIRDFLANFQEQISLWQGIQTLGISAVDIKEAGIHELGAIESVSKVKDVSSVSYYAIGMSMMFVFYVATTAASFAYTQKEEHLYNRILLADVPNSIFFSGIFSAAAIVCFLQLNILFGLSALFFDVSYPDIMDYLIITGVISIMIGSFASLLSAVNYRSSSERAGRVFGNFLVPVFAFVGGSFFPVSQLGGIFESLGSYSPGGAGISAYMKILQGYPLGETAGQLWSLAVFSAILLFAALLLQPRKGEAA; this is encoded by the coding sequence ATGCTTTTTCAAATGATCAAAAAGGATCTCCTGCTTTTTTGGCGCAAGCCGCGTGAACTGATCATCCTTCTTCTGATGCCGTTTGTATTGATCTGCATCCTGGGGAATGCGCTCGGAGCGCTGAACAGCGATGAAATCCCGGATCTTGATATCAAGCTTGCAGTATGGGTCCAGGATGATTATGAAGCTGGTGCCGCAGAAGCAGCCGCCATGATAAAGAATTTCCCTATGCCCGATGAAGCGAAGGAAGAAGCTGTAAATGCAGTGGAAATGTTCAACCCTGCTGCCATATTGATTGAGGAAGTTTTCGGCGATGAAGAATTCAGCCGGAGCATCGGCGTGGATTATATTTCAGAGGAGCTGGATTCAGAGCGCCAGGAGGAATACAGCGCGCTGCTGACGATTCCGTCAGGCTTTACCACAGATTATTACCGGCACAGCCTGTTGAAGGAAGGTGACCTTCCGGAGCTTGAATTGCAGCTGAATGATTCAGATGCACTCAGGGCTGGGGTAATACGTGATTTTCTGGCCAATTTCCAGGAGCAGATCTCCTTATGGCAGGGAATCCAGACGCTTGGGATTTCAGCTGTTGATATCAAGGAGGCTGGCATCCATGAACTTGGCGCAATTGAATCTGTCAGCAAAGTAAAGGATGTCAGCTCTGTCAGCTATTATGCCATTGGAATGAGTATGATGTTTGTCTTCTACGTGGCAACCACGGCAGCCAGCTTTGCTTATACCCAGAAGGAAGAACATCTTTACAACAGGATTCTTCTTGCGGATGTTCCCAATTCTATTTTCTTTTCAGGCATCTTTTCTGCTGCGGCCATCGTTTGTTTTTTGCAGCTGAATATTCTTTTCGGCCTGTCGGCACTCTTTTTTGATGTGTCTTATCCTGATATCATGGACTATCTGATCATTACAGGCGTCATTTCTATCATGATTGGAAGTTTTGCCAGCCTGCTTTCTGCAGTAAACTATCGAAGCAGTTCAGAAAGGGCCGGCCGGGTGTTTGGCAATTTTCTTGTCCCTGTATTTGCTTTTGTGGGAGGGAGCTTTTTTCCTGTTTCCCAGCTGGGCGGCATTTTTGAAAGTCTTGGGTCTTATTCGCCCGGGGGAGCGGGGATATCAGCTTACATGAAAATCCTTCAGGGCTATCCGCTTGGAGAAACGGCCGGCCAGCTCTGGTCCCTTGCTGTATTTTCTGCCATACTGCTGTTCGCTGCACTGCTGTTGCAGCCTAGAAAGGGGGAGGCGGCATGA
- a CDS encoding ABC transporter permease — MIGMLWGKILLTLRNPGALIASTIICMAFAYLTGQSAFVKIEIPMYSSADGSNEEIIEELNNGDTFSFVLQTEDEAKKKVAEGNAEAALELGQDSYVIYHAGASQNLQLLNQYIGRYYMKSVQEQQIVQLADDPEAAEKVFQKAEKEPAFQLGLSSFNQKDAAEYSQPLQSLFGFTLFFSIYTVAFTVAEILRDKQSGLWDRFILSPTSKAEMYMANLLWSFLVGYIQIIFVFLVFKFGAGIDFNGRFGTVLIAVIPYLFSIVALSIFLTGLVKTMSQFNSIIPLISVSFAMLGGAYWPIEIVSSELLIGISRFIPITYGMEMMKGAVVSGNSILDMLNPVAILLLMGVILMGLGIRLIEKRHV, encoded by the coding sequence ATGATTGGAATGCTATGGGGGAAGATCCTCCTGACATTGAGGAATCCTGGTGCTTTAATTGCCTCTACGATCATCTGCATGGCGTTTGCCTATCTTACCGGGCAGTCCGCATTTGTGAAAATAGAGATTCCGATGTATTCTTCGGCAGATGGAAGCAATGAGGAAATCATAGAAGAGTTGAACAATGGAGATACTTTCTCGTTCGTCCTGCAGACTGAAGACGAGGCAAAGAAGAAAGTGGCTGAAGGAAACGCGGAGGCTGCCTTGGAGCTTGGTCAGGATTCCTATGTAATTTACCATGCGGGGGCTTCGCAAAATCTGCAGCTGCTGAATCAGTATATCGGACGCTATTATATGAAATCAGTGCAGGAACAGCAGATTGTCCAGCTTGCTGACGATCCGGAAGCTGCTGAAAAGGTCTTTCAGAAGGCGGAAAAAGAACCGGCCTTTCAGCTTGGCCTATCCTCTTTCAATCAGAAAGATGCTGCTGAATACAGCCAGCCGCTGCAGTCTTTATTCGGCTTTACTTTATTCTTTTCCATTTATACGGTGGCTTTTACTGTTGCCGAGATCCTTCGGGATAAGCAGTCCGGACTGTGGGACCGGTTCATCTTATCACCGACGTCTAAAGCGGAAATGTACATGGCGAATCTGCTTTGGAGCTTTTTAGTTGGGTACATCCAAATAATTTTTGTGTTTCTTGTCTTTAAATTCGGTGCAGGTATCGATTTTAATGGAAGGTTCGGGACGGTGCTGATCGCTGTGATTCCGTATCTGTTTTCCATTGTCGCGCTTTCCATTTTCCTGACGGGGCTCGTAAAAACAATGAGCCAGTTCAACAGCATCATTCCTTTGATCAGCGTCAGCTTTGCTATGCTCGGGGGGGCGTACTGGCCGATTGAAATTGTCAGCTCGGAGCTGCTTATCGGCATTTCGCGCTTCATACCCATTACTTATGGAATGGAGATGATGAAGGGAGCTGTAGTGTCCGGCAACTCAATCCTGGATATGCTTAATCCAGTAGCGATTCTCCTATTGATGGGCGTAATCCTCATGGGGCTTGGGATAAGGCTGATTGAGAAGAGACATGTATGA
- a CDS encoding DUF2777 domain-containing protein, with protein MNRQQRTKLYEFQTRAFTLGTVECINEQWVFFDEETEEASILDEFLHQEIEVLRYKRWKKGVLFENGRIGLADEVISLKNQDSIRMKKHLTFSLERLLDEVNDDAFYQFVTTLNSLQFSIFDCIYCYNHLNFLNDSERKNGVNFIVFDNQECICNVQHHFCYYEKKSDRFEFTLNTGKRLVIEKITPS; from the coding sequence ATGAACAGACAGCAGCGAACCAAACTCTATGAGTTCCAAACCCGGGCATTCACGCTTGGCACAGTCGAATGCATCAACGAGCAGTGGGTTTTTTTCGATGAAGAAACAGAAGAAGCCTCAATATTGGATGAATTCCTCCATCAGGAAATAGAAGTATTGCGGTATAAGCGGTGGAAAAAAGGTGTCTTATTTGAAAATGGGCGAATCGGACTTGCGGATGAAGTGATTTCACTGAAAAACCAGGACAGCATCCGGATGAAAAAACACCTCACCTTCTCTCTCGAAAGATTGCTGGATGAAGTGAATGATGATGCCTTTTATCAATTTGTCACCACCTTGAATTCACTTCAATTCTCAATCTTCGACTGCATTTACTGCTATAACCACTTGAACTTCCTGAATGACAGCGAGCGGAAAAACGGAGTCAACTTCATTGTTTTTGATAACCAGGAATGTATCTGCAATGTCCAGCACCATTTCTGCTATTACGAAAAAAAGAGCGACCGGTTCGAATTCACACTCAACACAGGAAAAAGACTCGTTATTGAAAAGATTACTCCTTCTTAG
- the asnB gene encoding asparagine synthase (glutamine-hydrolyzing), whose protein sequence is MCGITGWIDFSRDLRKEAAAVGKMAETLAKRGPDDTNVWTGIHAGFGHKRLSVVDPAGGKQPMSRQAKGSVYTICYNGELYNTEDIRKELLIKGYSFSTHSDTEVLLTAYIEWKENCLEHLNGIFAFAVWDEEENRLFIARDRLGVKPLFYKETAKGIIFGSELKAILAHPEVRTEIDREGLAEVFGLGPSRSPGSGVFRGIKELRPAHALALSREGQKIWRYWNVKSAEHTDNLEETAEKVRHLFTDAVTRQLVSDVPLCTFLSGGVDSSAITAVASRAYEEEGKGPLHTYSIDYEDNDKHFKANEFQPNSDGAFIRKMTEEFQTIHHTSIISQCELAEHLREAVLVRDLPGMADVDSSLLWFCKKIKQDFTVSLSGECADEIFGGYPWFHRQDDLNRSGFPWMRSIRERQQLLKPHWREKLQLEEYMHSKYRETVAETPVLEGETAQEARRRELFYLNKIWFMTTLLDRKDRMSMGASLEVRVPFADHRLVEYAWNIPWEMKMLGGREKGILRKALEGILPDEVLYRKKSPYPKTHNPEYTKAVKGMLSEILADRSSALYEFFDAEQLKNITETEGNSFQEPWFGQLMTGPQLLAHLVQMEIWFKEYNINIAD, encoded by the coding sequence ATGTGTGGGATAACGGGCTGGATTGATTTTAGCAGAGATTTGCGAAAAGAGGCTGCAGCAGTCGGGAAAATGGCGGAAACACTTGCAAAGCGCGGGCCGGATGACACAAACGTATGGACCGGTATCCATGCGGGATTTGGCCATAAACGGCTATCCGTCGTTGATCCTGCCGGCGGCAAACAGCCGATGTCCAGGCAGGCAAAAGGCAGCGTTTATACAATTTGCTATAATGGCGAGCTTTATAATACAGAAGATATCCGAAAAGAACTCCTTATAAAAGGATATTCTTTCAGCACTCATTCTGATACAGAAGTTCTGCTGACAGCTTATATAGAATGGAAAGAAAATTGCCTGGAGCACTTGAATGGGATATTTGCCTTTGCCGTATGGGACGAGGAGGAAAATCGCCTGTTTATTGCAAGAGACCGTCTGGGCGTTAAACCGCTTTTTTATAAAGAAACTGCAAAGGGGATCATTTTCGGCTCTGAGCTTAAAGCGATCCTGGCCCATCCGGAAGTGCGTACTGAGATTGACCGTGAAGGGCTGGCTGAAGTATTCGGCCTCGGGCCGTCCCGTTCCCCTGGCAGCGGAGTCTTTAGAGGAATAAAAGAGCTTAGGCCAGCCCATGCGCTGGCATTATCAAGGGAAGGGCAAAAAATCTGGCGCTATTGGAATGTGAAAAGTGCGGAGCATACGGACAATCTGGAGGAAACAGCTGAAAAGGTGAGGCATTTATTTACAGATGCTGTCACAAGGCAGCTCGTGTCAGATGTGCCGTTATGCACCTTCCTGTCTGGCGGGGTCGATTCGAGTGCCATTACTGCGGTAGCTTCCCGTGCCTATGAAGAAGAGGGAAAAGGGCCGCTGCACACCTATTCCATCGATTATGAAGATAATGATAAACACTTTAAGGCAAATGAATTCCAGCCTAACTCTGACGGAGCTTTTATCAGGAAGATGACCGAAGAATTCCAGACCATCCATCACACGAGCATTATCTCTCAATGCGAACTGGCAGAACATTTGAGGGAAGCTGTCCTTGTCAGGGATCTGCCGGGAATGGCTGATGTCGATTCCTCTCTCCTGTGGTTCTGTAAAAAAATCAAACAGGATTTTACCGTAAGTCTTTCAGGTGAATGCGCTGATGAGATATTCGGTGGCTATCCCTGGTTTCACCGCCAGGATGATTTGAACCGCAGCGGCTTTCCTTGGATGCGTTCGATCCGGGAAAGACAGCAATTGCTGAAGCCGCATTGGAGGGAGAAGCTCCAGCTTGAAGAATATATGCACAGCAAGTACAGGGAAACCGTTGCTGAGACGCCTGTGCTTGAAGGGGAAACCGCTCAGGAGGCAAGAAGGAGGGAGCTTTTCTACCTCAATAAGATCTGGTTCATGACGACGCTGCTGGACCGCAAAGACAGGATGAGCATGGGAGCGAGCCTTGAGGTAAGGGTCCCGTTTGCTGACCACAGGCTGGTCGAATATGCATGGAATATCCCATGGGAGATGAAGATGCTCGGCGGCCGGGAAAAAGGAATCCTGCGCAAGGCTCTTGAAGGGATCCTTCCGGATGAGGTTTTATACCGCAAAAAGAGCCCGTATCCGAAAACCCATAATCCTGAGTATACGAAAGCTGTAAAGGGCATGCTCTCCGAAATACTGGCAGACAGAAGCTCTGCCCTGTATGAATTCTTTGATGCAGAACAGTTGAAGAACATAACCGAAACAGAGGGGAATTCCTTCCAGGAGCCATGGTTCGGCCAGCTGATGACAGGGCCCCAGCTTCTTGCCCATCTTGTCCAGATGGAAATATGGTTTAAAGAATACAACATTAATATTGCTGATTGA
- a CDS encoding phytoene desaturase family protein encodes MAKKIVIIGAGPGGLAASMLLSSRGYEVDVYEKQSYLGGRTGSIKKNGFTFDIGPTFLSMPHIAEELFAASGRRLSDYLHLKELKEMYELVFEDTGIHMTSDRNEMVRRIEEKFPGNGSGYLRFMEDTERKMSALMPILQSRMDRYRHYLSWKVIKALPELSLGKSLYDVLSRYFDSETLRLAFTFQSKYLGMSPWECPGAFSILSFMEHEYGIYHPIGGLNQLPEAMAKVTMEHGGRIHLGKGVKSLWMEGRDSRGIILESGEKVPADEVIINADFAKAMSTILNEGSLKKYKTRKLEKKKYSCSTFMIYLGLDKQYDLPHHTICFAGDYKRNVEEITKTLSLSGDPSIYIQNPSATDPTLAPEGKSALYILAPVPNNFSGVEWDSRQEEFRNLVLDIVERKTGFKGLRDHIEFEKIISPKNWEEDLHVYKGATFNLGHQLSQMMVLRPHNRFEEAGNTWLVGGGTHPGSGLPTILESARITAKMILEKDGLELPEQDGRSLPGLEEAL; translated from the coding sequence ATGGCTAAAAAAATCGTAATCATCGGGGCCGGACCCGGGGGGCTCGCTGCATCCATGCTCCTATCCAGCCGGGGATATGAGGTGGATGTCTATGAGAAGCAGTCATATCTGGGGGGCAGGACAGGGAGCATAAAGAAGAACGGTTTTACTTTTGACATCGGGCCTACTTTTCTCAGTATGCCCCATATTGCTGAAGAGCTTTTCGCAGCCAGCGGCCGAAGACTCTCTGATTATCTGCACCTTAAGGAATTAAAAGAGATGTATGAACTGGTCTTTGAGGATACTGGAATTCATATGACAAGCGACCGGAATGAAATGGTCCGCAGAATAGAAGAAAAGTTTCCAGGGAACGGCAGCGGCTATCTCCGTTTCATGGAAGATACAGAGAGGAAAATGTCAGCATTGATGCCCATCCTGCAATCACGGATGGACAGGTACCGGCATTATTTAAGCTGGAAGGTCATTAAAGCGCTGCCTGAGCTTTCTCTTGGAAAGAGCCTGTATGATGTGCTTTCCCGTTATTTTGACAGTGAAACGCTTCGGCTCGCCTTTACTTTCCAATCTAAATATCTCGGGATGTCTCCCTGGGAATGCCCTGGCGCTTTTTCGATCCTTTCCTTTATGGAGCATGAGTATGGGATCTACCATCCGATCGGAGGCTTGAACCAGCTGCCCGAAGCGATGGCAAAAGTCACCATGGAGCACGGGGGCAGGATCCATCTCGGCAAGGGCGTGAAGAGCCTTTGGATGGAAGGCCGTGACAGCAGGGGCATCATCCTGGAATCAGGTGAGAAGGTACCTGCTGATGAAGTCATCATCAATGCCGATTTTGCCAAAGCGATGAGCACGATCCTGAATGAGGGAAGCCTGAAAAAATATAAAACCCGCAAACTCGAAAAAAAGAAATATTCCTGTTCAACGTTCATGATTTACCTCGGGCTCGATAAGCAGTATGACCTCCCGCACCACACCATCTGCTTTGCCGGGGATTACAAAAGGAATGTAGAAGAAATTACGAAAACACTCAGCTTGTCCGGAGACCCTTCCATCTATATCCAGAATCCATCTGCCACAGATCCGACACTGGCGCCGGAAGGGAAATCAGCACTTTATATCCTTGCACCTGTTCCGAATAACTTCAGCGGCGTTGAATGGGACAGCAGGCAGGAAGAGTTCAGGAATCTTGTTCTGGATATTGTAGAAAGGAAGACCGGCTTTAAAGGCTTAAGGGATCATATCGAATTTGAAAAAATCATCAGTCCTAAAAATTGGGAAGAAGATCTGCATGTCTATAAAGGCGCGACCTTTAATCTTGGGCATCAGCTTTCACAAATGATGGTGCTGAGGCCGCATAACCGATTTGAGGAAGCGGGGAATACATGGCTGGTCGGCGGAGGGACCCACCCTGGCAGCGGGCTGCCGACCATATTGGAGTCGGCGAGGATTACGGCAAAAATGATACTGGAAAAAGACGGGCTGGAATTGCCGGAACAAGATGGCCGCAGCTTGCCGGGACTGGAGGAAGCATTATGA
- a CDS encoding phytoene desaturase family protein, protein MKTAVIGGGIGGMTSALLLADDGHEVVILEKENKLGGRLAFMEEDGFRIDQGPTIVLLPDMIESILAEAGLGRDQYEMIRLDPLYKITFPDGTDYTKHADIGEQEREISRKFPESLAGFQRFMKDMDYRFHTGRPQFLERPFLEKGDFWNKETLSSLARMNAHKSVDKQLSSYFKDERLRIAYALQTLYIGGNPLSTPAIYSLVSYSEHKHGIFYVKGGYASLIGKLEELLKKKGIEIRLGSRVEKLLTDGREAKGAIVNGEEEKYDSFILNGDFPVAEKELLDRRKNYKASSGCLLLYFGIGKVYEEAMVHQFFIGRDFNKSMEEIFKQQQLPDDPSYYTFYPSAIDDSLAPEGKSVLYVLIPAPSGEHIDWSSKDEYVDRIISRIEKDSFPGLREHIEWMKIRTPEDALREGLYGGGSFGIAPSLFQSGIFRPQLKPFKEKNIYAVGASVHPGGGIPIVLQGAKMLADHIKHEHKKNSQTEGVSIVG, encoded by the coding sequence ATGAAAACGGCGGTTATCGGCGGAGGGATCGGCGGTATGACATCTGCACTGCTGCTGGCAGACGATGGCCATGAAGTCGTCATCTTAGAAAAGGAAAATAAGCTTGGAGGAAGGCTTGCATTTATGGAGGAAGACGGCTTCCGGATCGATCAGGGGCCAACAATCGTCCTGCTTCCTGATATGATTGAAAGTATCCTGGCAGAAGCAGGGCTTGGGAGGGATCAGTATGAAATGATAAGGCTGGATCCGCTCTATAAAATTACTTTTCCGGACGGAACCGATTATACCAAGCATGCTGACATAGGCGAGCAGGAACGGGAAATAAGCCGGAAATTCCCTGAAAGCCTCGCGGGGTTTCAAAGGTTTATGAAGGATATGGACTATCGTTTCCATACGGGCAGGCCTCAGTTTCTTGAACGCCCTTTTTTGGAGAAGGGAGACTTCTGGAATAAAGAGACACTTTCCTCTTTAGCGAGAATGAACGCCCACAAAAGTGTCGATAAACAGCTTTCATCTTATTTCAAGGATGAAAGACTGAGGATTGCCTATGCTCTCCAGACCTTATATATCGGGGGCAATCCGCTGAGCACCCCTGCCATCTACAGTCTTGTGTCTTATAGTGAGCACAAGCATGGCATTTTTTATGTGAAAGGGGGTTATGCCAGCCTGATTGGAAAGCTTGAAGAACTGCTTAAGAAGAAGGGAATAGAAATCCGCCTTGGGAGCCGTGTTGAAAAGCTGCTCACTGATGGCAGGGAGGCCAAGGGAGCCATCGTCAATGGAGAGGAAGAAAAATACGACTCCTTTATCCTCAACGGAGATTTTCCTGTAGCGGAAAAAGAGCTGCTGGACCGCAGGAAGAATTATAAAGCCTCCTCCGGCTGCCTGCTTCTATATTTCGGGATCGGGAAGGTTTATGAAGAAGCGATGGTCCACCAGTTTTTCATCGGCCGTGATTTCAATAAAAGCATGGAGGAGATCTTCAAACAGCAGCAGCTTCCGGATGATCCCTCTTATTATACATTCTATCCTTCAGCGATCGATGATTCCCTTGCCCCTGAAGGGAAAAGCGTCCTTTATGTACTCATACCCGCTCCATCAGGAGAACATATCGACTGGAGCAGCAAGGATGAGTATGTCGACAGGATCATCAGCCGGATTGAAAAGGATAGCTTCCCCGGTCTGCGGGAACATATAGAATGGATGAAGATCAGGACTCCTGAGGATGCTCTCCGCGAGGGACTGTATGGAGGAGGAAGCTTTGGGATAGCTCCTTCCCTGTTCCAGTCAGGTATCTTCCGCCCTCAGCTGAAGCCTTTCAAGGAAAAGAACATCTATGCGGTCGGTGCGAGCGTCCATCCTGGCGGGGGGATTCCTATTGTCCTCCAGGGAGCAAAAATGCTGGCTGACCATATAAAGCATGAGCATAAGAAGAATTCACAAACGGAAGGAGTGTCGATCGTTGGATAA
- a CDS encoding phytoene/squalene synthase family protein translates to MDKAAAAYQYCEEVIKKNSATFHRAFSFLPPEKKRAVWAIYAFCRRVDDIVDEGSCPEEEVAAFEKEFAVFLEGGLPHQDVMLWTALRDVFVSFDMDSTPFFEMIEGQKMDLYKSRYYTVDELLHYSYHVASTVGLMLLPVLAPENAGQLKHGAIKLGQAMQITNILRDIGDDLKRDRVYLPAALMEKHGYKEEELQSGQLNAAFFGLFEELAKIAEQYYEEALETIHLYPPSSRTPVKGAAVLYRAILNKIRKNGYNSFGARNYVTKEEKARLLATI, encoded by the coding sequence TTGGATAAAGCTGCAGCGGCCTATCAATATTGTGAAGAGGTCATTAAAAAGAATTCAGCCACATTTCACCGGGCTTTTTCTTTCTTGCCGCCTGAGAAAAAAAGGGCTGTCTGGGCCATTTATGCTTTTTGCCGCAGGGTTGATGATATTGTGGATGAAGGATCGTGTCCAGAGGAAGAGGTGGCTGCTTTTGAAAAAGAATTTGCCGTATTCCTCGAAGGCGGGCTGCCCCATCAAGATGTTATGCTGTGGACGGCTCTCAGAGATGTGTTTGTCAGCTTTGACATGGACAGCACTCCTTTCTTTGAAATGATTGAAGGTCAGAAGATGGATTTATACAAATCAAGATATTATACTGTCGATGAACTTCTTCACTATTCCTATCATGTGGCGAGTACGGTCGGCCTGATGCTGCTTCCTGTCCTTGCGCCTGAAAATGCGGGACAGCTGAAGCATGGCGCCATTAAGCTGGGGCAGGCTATGCAGATTACCAATATACTTCGCGATATTGGAGATGACCTCAAAAGAGATCGGGTTTATCTTCCTGCAGCATTGATGGAGAAGCACGGATATAAGGAGGAAGAACTGCAGTCAGGCCAGCTGAATGCCGCTTTTTTCGGTCTGTTCGAGGAGCTGGCGAAAATCGCCGAGCAATATTATGAAGAAGCGCTGGAAACGATCCACTTGTATCCTCCTTCTTCCAGGACACCAGTCAAGGGTGCTGCCGTCCTTTACAGGGCCATCCTTAATAAAATCCGGAAGAACGGATATAACTCATTTGGAGCAAGAAATTATGTGACGAAGGAAGAAAAAGCAAGGCTCCTCGCTACAATATAA